From Argopecten irradians isolate NY chromosome 2, Ai_NY, whole genome shotgun sequence, the proteins below share one genomic window:
- the LOC138317043 gene encoding uncharacterized protein, translating into MLSTNLVLLIFAALLSVCIEGTVKLNDGALTVPCGMIPYDADEDGLITEEEVEAFFMSEGYREKAAKNWRASFFDQFDLNHDHLVQVEEFYLDKGYQKDCILSALMKG; encoded by the exons ATGCTTTCTACAAATCTCGTTCTTCTTATCTTCGCTGCACTTTTGTCTGTGTGTATTGAAGGAACTGTGAAGCTCAATGAT GGCGCACTGACCGTTCCGTGTGGCATGATTCCATATGATGCGGACGAAGATGGTCTGATTACTGAAGAGGAAGTCGAAGCCTTCTTCATGTCAGAAGGATACCGGGAAAAAGCCGCAAAAAATTGGAGAGCGTCTTTCTTTGatcaatttgatttaaatc ATGATCATCTCGTTCAAGTTGAAGAATTTTACCTGGACAAAGGGTACCAAAAAGATTGTATTTTAT CTGCCCTGATGAAAGGATAA